The following proteins are co-located in the Escherichia fergusonii ATCC 35469 genome:
- a CDS encoding fimbrial protein, translated as MKYTFLVGTGIFLLSGWLMGSLAVAGESRPVLLTLHVLVDGPPPCSVKGSNVQFGDVYISKINGTNYRTTEPLYTLNCGNRAVGVDDLRLQLKGTTTVINGETVIATEIPGLGIRIENGADNSLFRVGEGNWSDFNVNQLPNLKAVPVKQSGAQLTPAEFNASMTMVVDYQ; from the coding sequence ATGAAATACACGTTTCTGGTGGGAACGGGCATTTTTCTCCTGAGCGGCTGGCTGATGGGGAGCCTTGCCGTGGCAGGGGAAAGTAGACCGGTGCTATTGACGTTGCACGTTTTGGTGGATGGGCCACCGCCCTGTTCCGTGAAGGGGAGCAATGTGCAATTTGGCGATGTATACATTAGCAAAATCAATGGCACGAATTACCGCACCACGGAGCCGCTTTATACCCTGAACTGTGGTAACAGGGCGGTGGGTGTTGATGATCTGCGGTTGCAGCTTAAAGGCACCACTACCGTTATTAACGGGGAAACTGTCATTGCGACGGAAATACCCGGCCTGGGCATTCGCATTGAAAACGGTGCCGATAACTCTTTATTTAGAGTGGGTGAAGGTAACTGGTCTGATTTTAATGTTAACCAGTTGCCCAATCTCAAAGCGGTGCCGGTAAAACAGAGTGGAGCGCAGCTTACGCCAGCGGAATTTAACGCCAGTATGACGATGGTGGTGGATTACCAATGA
- a CDS encoding fimbrial protein — translation MKKRLFFLLCTCGGVALAADDDITFHGTLVAPPVCTISGGKTLEVEFRDLIIDSINGDNGRKEVKYDLSCDSEIRDPDWIMTLTWTGTQTAYNDSAIETDVPGFGIELQHDGQPFKLNTPLTINATDFTQKPKLEAVPVKSVDAVLSDTTFSAYATLRVDYQ, via the coding sequence ATGAAAAAACGCTTGTTCTTTTTACTCTGCACCTGCGGTGGTGTTGCGCTGGCGGCTGACGATGACATCACTTTTCACGGTACGCTGGTGGCACCGCCTGTCTGTACTATCAGCGGGGGAAAGACCCTCGAGGTGGAATTTCGCGATCTCATCATCGACAGTATCAACGGGGACAATGGCCGCAAGGAAGTGAAATATGACCTGAGCTGTGACTCCGAAATACGCGATCCCGACTGGATTATGACGCTCACCTGGACGGGGACGCAGACCGCCTACAATGACTCGGCTATCGAAACAGACGTTCCCGGCTTTGGTATTGAGCTTCAACACGATGGTCAGCCTTTTAAACTGAATACTCCGCTTACCATTAACGCCACTGATTTTACCCAAAAGCCGAAACTGGAGGCCGTGCCAGTGAAGTCAGTCGATGCGGTGCTGAGCGATACCACGTTTTCAGCCTATGCAACATTGCGGGTGGATTATCAATGA
- a CDS encoding fimbrial protein produces the protein MKTERIYSLGYGLLAGLLLTGSTRILAVDNNLHFYGNLLSRSCTLVVESGNLAEVHFPTISRKDLMVAGESAHIPVVFKLKDCKGPASYQVQVTLTGTEDSEQPGFLALDTTSTAQGVGIGMETTDGVRVAINNPTGVKFTLSDGSNDINFRAWLQAKSGREVTMGEFTASLTATFEYI, from the coding sequence ATGAAAACAGAACGCATTTATTCGCTCGGCTATGGGCTGTTAGCGGGACTGTTGTTGACCGGCAGCACGCGTATCCTGGCCGTGGACAACAACCTGCATTTTTACGGCAACTTACTCAGCCGCTCTTGTACGCTGGTGGTTGAGAGCGGAAATCTGGCCGAAGTCCATTTTCCAACTATCAGTCGTAAGGATCTCATGGTTGCGGGGGAGTCTGCGCACATTCCGGTGGTGTTTAAGCTGAAAGATTGTAAGGGGCCTGCGAGTTATCAGGTCCAGGTGACTCTTACCGGTACGGAAGACAGTGAGCAGCCCGGTTTCCTGGCGCTGGATACCACATCAACCGCGCAGGGTGTCGGGATTGGGATGGAAACGACTGACGGGGTACGGGTGGCGATTAACAACCCAACCGGGGTGAAATTCACGCTTAGCGATGGCAGCAATGACATTAATTTCAGGGCCTGGTTACAGGCGAAAAGCGGTCGGGAAGTGACGATGGGTGAATTTACCGCCTCCTTAACCGCAACCTTTGAGTATATTTAA
- a CDS encoding StfH/YfcO family fimbrial adhesin produces the protein MKKLRLLFYYLLVMFPLSYGKAAEFYPVKIYYAEYGWNSQLELYLDVATANGVYYGVYYQDGGSARTEEVPNRSWSGTDSSTTAPHIYLNHTSSANDSLCPGLPQGWRCAEQPLKITVDGSVGGCPWIVAVRAHNWSNAVSVEYYGPQTVISSCPPVPLEPYDISWNESTVVHNKLLSLKSTGSVIETTLSTYLMESGKLCDGSKMDERGAYCRFVSQMISFTSSGCDNAKVTVAPTRHPITDKQLHDMLVRVDTTSEQPIDSTCRFQYVLNML, from the coding sequence ATGAAAAAATTGCGCTTACTCTTTTATTATCTGCTGGTAATGTTCCCGCTGTCTTACGGAAAGGCTGCTGAGTTCTATCCAGTAAAAATTTATTACGCAGAATACGGCTGGAATTCGCAACTGGAGCTTTACCTGGATGTTGCTACAGCAAATGGCGTTTATTATGGTGTTTATTACCAGGATGGTGGCTCTGCGCGAACGGAGGAGGTGCCTAATCGTTCTTGGTCGGGGACCGACAGTTCTACTACTGCGCCACATATCTACTTGAATCATACAAGTAGTGCTAATGACTCACTCTGTCCTGGTTTGCCGCAAGGGTGGCGTTGTGCAGAGCAGCCGTTGAAGATTACTGTTGATGGCTCCGTAGGGGGGTGCCCCTGGATTGTTGCTGTGAGAGCACACAATTGGTCGAATGCGGTATCGGTGGAATATTACGGTCCGCAGACCGTGATTTCAAGTTGCCCTCCTGTTCCACTGGAACCTTATGATATTTCATGGAACGAGAGCACTGTTGTTCATAATAAATTGCTTTCGCTAAAATCCACAGGAAGCGTAATTGAGACAACGCTTTCCACCTATTTGATGGAAAGCGGAAAACTGTGTGATGGCAGTAAGATGGATGAACGGGGAGCCTATTGCCGTTTTGTGTCACAGATGATCAGCTTTACCTCGTCTGGCTGTGATAATGCCAAAGTGACCGTTGCGCCAACCCGGCATCCGATTACGGATAAACAGCTTCATGACATGCTGGTACGCGTAGACACAACATCTGAACAACCCATCGATTCTACCTGTCGATTCCAGTATGTGTTGAATATGTTGTAA
- the smrB gene encoding endonuclease SmrB, giving the protein MKKKSSLSEEDQALFRQLMAGTRQIKQDTIVHRPPRKKISEVPVKRLIQEQADASHYFSDEFQPLLNTEGPVKYVRPDVSHFEAKKLRRGDYSPELFLDLHGLTQLQAKQELGALIATCRREHVFCACVMHGHGKHILKQQTPLWLAQHPHVMAFHQAPKEYGGDAALLVLIEVEEWLPPELP; this is encoded by the coding sequence ATGAAAAAGAAATCATCACTTAGTGAGGAGGACCAGGCGCTTTTCCGCCAGTTGATGGCGGGGACCCGCCAGATAAAGCAGGACACCATTGTCCATCGGCCGCCGCGTAAAAAAATTAGCGAAGTACCAGTCAAGCGGTTAATCCAGGAACAGGCCGATGCCAGCCATTATTTCTCCGATGAGTTTCAACCGTTATTGAATACCGAAGGTCCGGTGAAATATGTCCGTCCGGATGTCAGCCACTTTGAAGCGAAGAAACTGCGCCGCGGCGATTATTCGCCGGAATTGTTTTTGGATTTACACGGTTTGACGCAATTGCAAGCTAAGCAGGAACTTGGGGCTCTGATTGCCACCTGCCGTCGTGAACATGTGTTTTGCGCCTGCGTGATGCATGGTCATGGTAAGCATATTTTGAAGCAGCAAACGCCGCTGTGGCTGGCGCAACATCCCCATGTGATGGCATTTCATCAGGCACCGAAAGAGTACGGCGGTGATGCAGCTTTATTAGTGTTGATTGAAGTGGAAGAGTGGTTGCCGCCTGAGTTGCCCTGA
- the prmB gene encoding 50S ribosomal protein L3 N(5)-glutamine methyltransferase, whose translation MDKIFVDEAVNELQTIQDMLRWSVSRFSAANIWYGHGTDNPWDEAVQLVLPSLYLPLDIPEDMRTARLTSSEKHRIVERVIRRVNERIPVAYLTNKAWFCGHEFYVDERVLVPRSPIGELINNKFAGLISKQPQHILDMCTGSGCIAIACAYAFPEAEVDAVDISPDALAVAEQNIEEHGLIHNVIPIRSDLFRDLPKVQYDLIVTNPPYVDAEDMSDLPNEYRHEPELGLASGTDGLKLTRRILGNAADYLADDGVLICEVGNSMVHLMEQYPDVPFTWLEFDNGGDGVFMLTKEQLIAAREHFAIYKD comes from the coding sequence GTGGATAAAATTTTCGTTGATGAAGCAGTAAATGAGCTGCAAACCATTCAGGACATGTTGCGCTGGTCGGTGAGCCGCTTCAGCGCGGCAAATATCTGGTACGGCCACGGCACCGATAACCCGTGGGATGAAGCCGTACAACTGGTGCTGCCATCGCTCTATCTGCCGCTGGATATTCCGGAAGATATGCGCACCGCGCGTCTGACTTCCAGCGAAAAACACCGTATTGTTGAACGCGTGATCCGCCGCGTCAACGAACGCATTCCGGTGGCCTACCTGACCAACAAAGCCTGGTTTTGCGGCCATGAATTTTACGTCGATGAACGTGTGCTGGTGCCGCGCTCGCCAATTGGTGAACTGATCAACAATAAATTTGCCGGACTCATCAGCAAGCAACCGCAGCACATTTTAGATATGTGCACCGGAAGCGGCTGTATTGCGATTGCCTGTGCTTATGCCTTCCCGGAAGCGGAAGTCGACGCGGTAGACATCTCTCCTGACGCGCTGGCGGTTGCTGAACAGAACATCGAAGAACATGGTCTGATCCACAACGTCATTCCGATTCGTTCCGATCTGTTCCGGGACTTGCCGAAAGTGCAGTACGACCTGATCGTCACTAACCCGCCGTACGTCGATGCGGAAGATATGTCCGACCTGCCAAATGAATACCGTCACGAGCCGGAACTGGGTCTGGCATCTGGTACTGACGGCCTGAAACTGACGCGTCGTATTCTCGGTAATGCGGCAGATTACCTTGCTGATGATGGCGTGCTGATTTGTGAAGTCGGCAACAGCATGGTACATCTTATGGAACAATATCCGGATGTTCCGTTCACCTGGCTGGAGTTTGATAACGGCGGTGATGGTGTGTTTATGCTCACCAAAGAGCAGCTTATTGCTGCACGAGAACATTTCGCGATTTATAAAGATTAA
- the aroC gene encoding chorismate synthase codes for MAGNTIGQLFRVTTFGESHGLALGCIVDGVPPGISLTEADLQHDLDRRRPGTSRYTTQRREPDQVKILSGVFEGVTTGTSIGLLIENTDQRSQDYSAIKDVFRPGHADYTYEQKYGLRDYRGGGRSSARETAMRVAAGAIAKKYLAEKFGIEIRGCLTQMGDIPLEIKDWSQVEQNPFFCPDPDKIEALDELMRALKKEGDSIGAKVTVVASGVPAGLGEPVFDRLDADIAHALMSINAVKGVEIGDGFDVVALRGSQNRDEITKDGFQSNHAGGILGGISSGQQIIAHMALKPTSSITVPGRTINRFGEEVEMITKGRHDPCVGIRAVPIAEAMLAIVLMDHLLRQRAQNADVKTDIPRW; via the coding sequence ATGGCTGGAAACACAATTGGACAACTCTTTCGCGTAACCACCTTCGGCGAATCGCACGGGCTGGCGCTCGGCTGCATCGTCGATGGTGTTCCGCCGGGTATTTCGCTGACGGAAGCGGACCTGCAACACGATCTCGACCGTCGTCGCCCTGGGACATCGCGCTATACCACCCAGCGTCGTGAGCCGGATCAGGTCAAAATTCTCTCCGGTGTTTTTGAAGGCGTTACTACCGGCACCAGCATTGGTTTGTTGATCGAAAACACTGACCAGCGTTCTCAGGATTACAGCGCAATTAAAGACGTTTTCCGTCCAGGCCATGCCGATTACACCTACGAACAAAAATACGGCCTGCGCGATTATCGCGGCGGCGGACGTTCCTCCGCTCGCGAAACTGCCATGCGCGTTGCAGCAGGGGCGATTGCCAAAAAATATCTCGCTGAGAAATTTGGTATAGAAATTCGCGGCTGCCTGACCCAAATGGGCGACATTCCGCTGGAAATCAAAGACTGGTCTCAGGTCGAGCAAAATCCATTCTTCTGCCCGGATCCGGACAAAATCGAAGCCTTAGATGAACTGATGCGCGCGCTGAAAAAAGAGGGTGACTCTATTGGCGCGAAAGTCACCGTTGTTGCCAGTGGCGTACCCGCCGGACTTGGCGAGCCGGTCTTTGATCGCCTGGATGCCGACATCGCCCACGCGCTGATGAGCATCAACGCGGTGAAAGGCGTAGAAATTGGTGATGGTTTTGACGTGGTAGCGCTGCGTGGCAGCCAGAACCGCGACGAAATCACCAAAGACGGTTTCCAGAGCAACCATGCGGGCGGTATTCTTGGTGGCATCAGCAGCGGGCAGCAAATTATCGCCCATATGGCGCTGAAACCAACCTCCAGTATTACTGTGCCTGGGCGCACGATTAACCGCTTTGGCGAAGAAGTTGAGATGATCACCAAAGGCCGTCACGATCCTTGTGTTGGGATCCGCGCGGTGCCGATCGCGGAAGCGATGCTGGCGATCGTTTTAATGGATCACCTGTTACGGCAACGGGCGCAAAATGCTGATGTGAAGACTGATATTCCACGCTGGTAA
- the mepA gene encoding penicillin-insensitive murein endopeptidase, which produces MNKTAIALLALLASSASLAATPWQKITQPVPGSAQSIGSFSNGCIVGADTLPIQSEHYQVMRTDQRRYFGHPDLVMFIQRLSSQVSNLGMGTVLIGDMGMPAGGRFNGGHASHQTGLDVDIFLQLPKKRWTSAQLLRPQALDLVSRDGKHVVPTLWKPEIFSLIKLAAQDKDVTRIFVNPAIKQQLCLDAGTDRDWLRKVRPWFQHRAHMHVRLRCPADSLECEDQPLPPPGDGCGAELQSWFEPPKPGTTKPEKKTPPPLPPSCQALLDEHVI; this is translated from the coding sequence ATGAACAAAACTGCGATTGCGCTGCTGGCTCTGCTTGCCAGCAGCGCCAGCCTGGCAGCGACGCCGTGGCAAAAAATAACCCAACCTGTGCCGGGTAGCGCACAATCGATAGGCAGTTTTTCCAATGGTTGTATCGTCGGCGCTGACACGCTGCCGATACAGTCCGAACATTATCAGGTCATGCGTACCGATCAGCGTCGCTATTTCGGGCATCCGGATCTGGTGATGTTTATCCAGCGTCTGAGTAGCCAGGTGAGCAATCTGGGTATGGGCACGGTGCTGATTGGCGATATGGGAATGCCTGCTGGTGGGCGTTTCAATGGTGGTCACGCCAGTCATCAGACCGGACTGGATGTGGACATCTTCCTGCAACTGCCGAAAAAACGCTGGACCTCCGCGCAACTCTTGCGCCCGCAAGCATTAGATTTGGTTTCCCGCGACGGTAAACACGTTGTCCCCACGCTGTGGAAGCCCGAAATTTTCAGCTTGATTAAACTCGCCGCGCAGGACAAAGACGTCACGCGCATTTTTGTTAATCCGGCGATTAAACAACAACTTTGCCTTGATGCGGGCACCGATCGCGACTGGTTGCGCAAAGTGCGACCCTGGTTCCAGCATCGCGCCCATATGCATGTACGATTACGTTGTCCTGCCGATAGTCTGGAGTGTGAAGATCAACCTTTACCGCCACCGGGCGATGGTTGCGGGGCAGAACTGCAAAGCTGGTTTGAACCTCCAAAACCGGGAACAACAAAGCCTGAGAAGAAGACACCGCCTCCGTTGCCGCCTTCCTGCCAGGCGCTACTGGATGAGCACGTGATCTAA
- a CDS encoding sulfite exporter TauE/SafE family protein: METFNSLFMVSPLLLGLLFFVAILAGFIDSIAGGGGLLTIPALMAAGMSPANALATNKLQACGGSISATIYFIRRKVVSLSDQKLNIAMTFIGSMSGALLVQYVQADVLRQILPILVICIGLYFLLMPKLGEEDRQRRMYGLPFALVAGGCVGFYDGFFGPAAGSFYALAFVTLCGFNLAKATAHAKLLNATSNIGGLLLFILGGKVIWATGFVMLVGQFLGARMGSRLVLSKGQKLIRPMIVIVSAVMSAKLLYDSHGQEILHWLGMN; encoded by the coding sequence ATGGAAACGTTTAATAGCCTGTTTATGGTTTCCCCGCTGTTGCTGGGACTCCTCTTTTTTGTCGCCATACTGGCGGGATTTATCGACTCTATTGCCGGTGGTGGTGGGCTACTCACCATTCCGGCATTAATGGCGGCGGGGATGTCTCCGGCTAACGCGCTGGCAACCAATAAACTGCAAGCCTGCGGTGGCTCTATTTCTGCCACTATCTACTTTATTCGCCGCAAAGTGGTTAGCTTAAGCGATCAGAAACTCAATATCGCCATGACCTTTATCGGCTCAATGAGCGGCGCTTTGCTGGTGCAGTACGTTCAGGCTGATGTCTTGCGGCAGATTTTGCCCATTCTGGTGATTTGTATTGGACTTTATTTCTTACTGATGCCCAAACTGGGAGAAGAAGATCGCCAGCGTCGGATGTATGGACTGCCATTTGCGCTGGTAGCAGGGGGCTGCGTTGGTTTTTACGATGGATTCTTTGGCCCGGCTGCCGGATCGTTTTACGCGTTAGCCTTCGTTACGCTGTGCGGCTTTAACCTCGCCAAAGCCACGGCCCACGCCAAATTACTCAACGCAACGTCTAATATCGGCGGTTTGCTGCTGTTTATTCTCGGCGGCAAAGTGATTTGGGCGACAGGATTTGTGATGCTGGTGGGGCAGTTCCTCGGCGCGCGCATGGGGTCAAGACTGGTGTTGAGCAAAGGACAAAAGCTGATTCGCCCGATGATTGTTATTGTCTCGGCGGTGATGAGTGCCAAATTACTTTATGATAGCCACGGACAGGAGATCCTCCACTGGTTGGGGATGAACTAA
- the epmC gene encoding elongation factor P hydroxylase — protein MNSTHHYEQLIEIFNSCFTDEFNTRLIKGDDEPIYLPADAEVPYNRIVFAHGFYASAIHEISHWCIAGKARRELVDFGYWYCPDGRDAQTQGQFEDVEVKPQALDWLFCVAAGYPFNVSCDNLEGDFEPDRVVFQRRVHAQVMDYLANGIPERPARFIKALQNYYHTPELTAEQFPWPEALN, from the coding sequence ATGAATAGTACACACCACTATGAGCAGTTGATTGAAATTTTTAATAGCTGCTTTACCGATGAATTTAATACCCGTCTGATTAAAGGCGACGACGAACCGATCTATCTTCCTGCTGATGCGGAAGTACCGTATAACCGAATCGTCTTTGCTCACGGCTTTTATGCCAGCGCAATTCATGAGATTTCGCACTGGTGTATTGCCGGGAAAGCGCGCCGTGAGCTGGTTGATTTCGGCTACTGGTATTGTCCCGACGGACGCGATGCCCAAACGCAAGGCCAGTTTGAAGATGTTGAAGTGAAGCCGCAGGCGCTGGACTGGTTGTTCTGTGTGGCGGCGGGATATCCGTTTAATGTCAGTTGCGATAATCTGGAAGGGGATTTCGAACCGGACCGCGTGGTATTTCAACGGCGGGTACATGCACAGGTAATGGATTATCTGGCAAACGGTATTCCCGAGCGTCCGGCACGCTTCATTAAAGCACTACAAAATTATTATCACACGCCGGAACTTACGGCGGAACAGTTCCCGTGGCCGGAAGCGCTCAACTGA
- a CDS encoding YfcL family protein, with amino-acid sequence MIAEFESRILALIDGMVDHASDDELFASGYLRGHLTLAIAELESGDDHSAQAVHTTVSQSLEKAIGAGELSPRDQALVTDMWENLFQQASQQ; translated from the coding sequence ATGATCGCGGAGTTTGAATCACGCATTCTGGCATTAATCGACGGTATGGTTGACCATGCCAGTGATGATGAGTTGTTTGCCAGTGGGTATTTGCGTGGCCACCTGACATTAGCCATCGCAGAACTGGAAAGTGGTGATGACCACTCCGCCCAGGCGGTACATACGACCGTTAGCCAGAGTCTGGAAAAAGCCATTGGTGCCGGTGAGTTGTCGCCGCGAGACCAGGCGCTGGTGACCGATATGTGGGAAAACCTGTTTCAACAGGCTTCACAGCAGTAA